tcaggtgtgcactacacacaggaagcagctactagggtagcagagtacATGTGGCATGCACATGTGAGCTTTTTAGGATACAGAAATCTGCCAGATCCAGACAGGGCAACATTTGTCATAGCCGTTagcagaaagaaaatgttaatatggTAATAGATAACTGCAGGAATTGTCTATGGAAAAGTCCTGGAACTAGTCTCCACATATACTAGGAACAGAAAGCAGGCTGAAACCTGATGTCAATAGCAATGAAGTTCTATACTTCAGATGTAACATATATCACAAAGATATATGCTGGTGGTGAAGGCATGTTTATAAGCATTAATAATACGATAATATCTTGTGAGATTAGCACAGATTCATAAAGCAGAATAATTTCAGTGAAGATGAGTTTTAAGGTGGATCAAACATGGCTATTGGATAATTTATAGATCCTCTGCCTCAGGAGCAGTACTGGTGGAACACCTGAGCAGAAACTAGAAGAATATGTGGCATGATTTTGTGGTCACATTGTAGTGTTAGGTGGATATTTCAACCTAACAGCTACAGATGGAGACTCAAGAGATTACGGTTGGTAGTAGGAACAGAGAATCatgtgaaattcttctaaatgcctTATCCTAAAGTTACCTTGAACAGTTAACCAGGGGACCATCTTGTAAAGGTAACATCTTAGATCTGCTGTAGACAAACAGAGCCAAGCATTTCAACTCAGTTAGCACAGAccagggaatcagttatcataaggccATTACAGCGTCACTGAATAGCGCTGTAAATCGAAATACAAAGAAAGATTGGAAGACCTCCGTGCTTAGTAAGAGTGACAAGAAATGGATTTCAGATCACTTCAGCTGTCAGCATCAAAATTCTCCAGCACTAATAACATGGagtatcaatggacaaagttctagAACATTGTACAATTTGCTTTAGACAGGTATGTACCGAGCAAAGTTGTGAGGgctggaaaagacccactgtggtttgtCAGTCACATTAGCAATCTGCTATGAAGAcacagagagcttcactgcaaatttaaatataGCCAAAcctcacagataaacaaaaaccAAACAAAGCCAAAATTAGCATAAGAAAAGCTAAACGTGAAGTGTTCAATAAACTTGAAAGTATCATTCTGTctcccgacttgacagaaaatggttagaagttctggtcttacattaaatcagtgcaCATATAGAAGCCATTTGTCCATATAGTTTGTAACCATAAtgacactgaaacagaggataatgcAAAAAAGGCTGAAATATTAAACATCTTTTTCTAAAACTGCTTCAGATAAGAATATCGTGCTGTAGTACCACCTTTAAATGATTGCAAAAATGAGAAAATGGCCCAGTATGAGTCTTCGTAGAGTATGTGAAAGAATGTGCCTGTctagcagcagtatactgcatgtCTCCGGAGGAGTCAGgtgttcctaatgattggaaaaaagcatttCATTCCTTTTTCAAGAAGGAttcttgaacacacacacacaaaaccctaGGCCTATATCTGTAATGTCCGTCTGTTGTATTTTGAGACTTCTTTACACTTGCATATTATGACATTTCTAGAGTCCAAAAATCTCCTCTTTAGaaattaacatggattccaaaaacaacaGTTATATGAAACCTTTCTCACTTTGTTCATTCTCAAGATCAAGATGGCGGTAGATAACAGTATCCAGGTTGACACTATGTTGTCGGACTTCTGTAAGGCATTTGATATAGTTCCACACTGTTGCCTTTTGCACAAAATAAGATCaactgtgtaattggattgaatagtttctagcaaacaaaacacagcttgccactcttaatggagagaagtcaaaGATGTAAAAGTAGCTTTAGGCATATCTCAAGGAATTGTTATaggtccattgcttttcacaatatgtataaatgcagactgaagcaatgaatgaaaatttgaacccaagtctcctgctcatgaggcagatgcgctaaccactacaccaaccTGACACATTAGCttcacacaactgcatggactGCACTGGCACATCTCACTCCTCAATTCATATTCCCATCAAGTCTCAGCCCACTTGATGTTCCCTTCAAGttgagggggaataccaagtgggctgaagcTTGAATGGTAATTTGGGTTGATTGCGTAGGGAGGCATACCAGGGTAGCGTATTGGttaacacatctgcctagtgagcaggagacatgGGTTCAAATCTTGGCCGTGGTACGAATTTTCTTTCACCACTCCAGTCTGCATGTATATACATCATGTATGTCTGAGAGTTGGAAGGTCTCTGGAATTATATTGTTTCATTTGATTTTCACAGTATATAAATGGTGTAGTAGACAACATCATTAGAAAGAACATCAAACAAACCCAAAACACTTAGTATCCTTTCAACCAAAACCCTCAATCCCAcaaaagtttcagtcctatccacagACCTCACCCTCAACCAGACACCCAAGTTGGATCGTGTTGAagttgtcaaagacctactctatTTTCAGCCCCTAAAGTGGAAACTATTTTTTTACCAGTTCCTCCAACCTAATCCCAACATTGAACCTTTCTCCcatttcataccaccatccaaccacgaccctcccccacctccctcctAACCATCCCTTGGTCCTTCCAGGAATTCATTATCTCCTGCTTGTCTTCACCAACATTCCACAGGACCCTTCCTAAGAAGAAGAATAATCTCTCCATGGAAGGAAggtcctgacctaatcatcctcccTGCAGACAAAGGATCCATCTCAGGAGTGATGAACCACAATGACAACATGACAGAAGACATTCACCAATTGTCTGGCTTAACCACCTACAAGCTCTGCCATGGCGATCCCTTTCCAAAAGTCAAATATAATCTCCAGTTccaactgaaacacctaagtccaTCCCAGAACCACTCTTCTGAGTCCACCTCCCTCCACAACCCAATGACAACGTGCATACCCATCTTCTACATGTTTGCCTAAGTCCAAAAACCCAACAATTGTGGACATTCCATTGTAGGTTTTATTGTGCCCCTGCTGAAAGAATTTCCACTTTCCATCACCAACAGTGTCAACCAATTGCTTGAAACCCTGCCTCTCACATTAAAGACAATAACCATTTCCTTCACCGATTTACCACCATCCCTACCCCTTTATGTCCTGGATCCCcaatcatcactgttgatgccaccttcctatatatcaacatccctcatgcccatagccttgctgCTGTCAAACGCTACCTCTCCCAGTCTCTTTCAGACCCAAACCCACTATCTCGTACTCATTACCAAGTTTATCCTGATGCACAACTACTTCTGCTTTGATAGGACAGTATATAAATACATGTGCAGCACAGCTATGGGCATCCGCATGTCACTCTTGTAGCCAACCTTTTTATTGTGgttcatctagaggaaaccttccttgtCTCCTAAAACCCCAAACCCCTTCTCTGCCTCAGAGTCATTGATGACGATATCTTCATGAATGGCCTTAGGGCCAAGACGTCCATCATCATTCCCCCACAACCTTaaaaccttctctcccatctgcttcacctggtcctcctcaattgAATGTGCCACCTTCCTGGGTGTTGACCTCAATATGTCTGATGGGTCTATCAACATCACTGTTCATTTTAAGCCACAACCCACCAACAACACCCACATTTCAACAGATTTAATCCTGTCCATGCCAATAATTGCTCCTGTACAGCCTTGCCACCTGTGGATAATGTATTTGCAATGATGAGAactcttgctcagtatgctgaatgTCTCATGAGGACTTTCACAGAGAGGTACTACCCCCAAACATAGACTGCCAACAGATTGTCCATGACATATACTCACACACCTCTAATCATCCTATCACCCCCTAAAGTCAACTATAaacaggtgccccccccccccggtctcccTGTACTGGAACAGCTGAACCATATACTTCATCAAGCTTTTCATTATCTATCCTAACACCTGTAAATGAGGGACACCCCTCCTAAACTGGTATTCTATTGTGCCCAATCAAACTACACAACATTCTAGTCTATACCTATGTCACTCCCAGTCGCAACTCAAAGCCATAAGGATCATATTCCTgtagaagacccaggtgcaaaacctaccCAATCCGTCCATCCAATCCGTgcatcctattccagtcctgtcaatgGCTTAATCTACCTTACTGGAGGTGGAGCCACCTGTGCAAGCAGTCATGTAATGTACCAATTCTGCTGCAatctcactgcacagctttttatgttggtatgacaaaTAACCAACTGACTATCAGAATGAATGACTACTATCAAACTGGCCAAGAACAGTGCTGACCATTCAGTGGCACAATGTACAGCTGAGCACAACATCCTTAGCTTCAGTGGCTGCTTCAGAATCTGGATCTTTTGGATACAtcttttctaagggtacgtttatgCTGCCTTCTTGCAGCTGGCAGCTCACTGCTGGCACACGGCACCTCGCTGCTTGCCGGCAGCCTTGTTGCATGTACGTTGGAGGCACCTCACTGGTCGCCGTGTGTATTCATCCTTCAGCTATTACATAACAGGAAAGTGCACAACTGCAGTGGTGGCAAGCGTAAAACATGTTCTCCACATCGTCTGATGACAGTGACAGTGATTCGTTCAGTACAAAAATGTGGTTGTtggaaaggagaaggaagaggaagtaCGGAGTGCACCCTTTGAATGCTGAATGTCCTCACTATGAATACTTTCACAAGTATTACCAACAGCTCAAAAACTATCCAGATCACTTTTTCAGACATTTACGAATGTCGCAAGAAACTTTCCAGTATATTCTAAATTCATCGAACCAGGAATAGCTAAACGGATGAAGATTTGGCCCAACATTGTTAGTGCAATTTCTGTGGAGGATTGCCTGGTACTCAATCTGGGGTAATATTCGTCAGATTTTATTTACGTCTACTTTATGTACTACATGTGCCATCTGCTTAGGGTTGTCCTAATAGTAAAATTTATAACTTAGATGTAACTGtaactttaaaaaatattacaCCTAATTCCTAATGACAGATCCTATACAATATTTTTCTGTTGCATGATTTTGAATTACAGGGATATGAAAGACTAACACGATAGTTacaaatgaaaacaataataaatacatatctgatagttttattttattttaaccaattctAAGTGCATTTCAAAAGTGCCTTATAATGTGACAAGGTTTATTTAGTCCCCTTTTTAAGCTCGGTTATAATGCGGGTCCTTGACATTCACAAAACTTACTTCCACTTCATCTGGGCGATTGTAGTCTGTACCACCAGTTATCTTCTCACCTGGGCTTGTTGTTTGTACACCATTAACTGTACAATGTTGGTTACTAAGTGCTATTCCCGGGGCAAATCTGATGGATCCATTCTCAGCACTAATATTTGAAGTAGATGGATGAATATGTATATACTGTTGCGAAGCTTCATTGTATCCTCTGTAACTTTGATCCAAAGATCTGTCTTTCCATAACTAGTTTCTGCACATCTATTCTGAGCGACATTTTGTCTAAAGGAGTCATGCCTCTCACGTGAGGAATAAGAGACATGAAGAAAACTACACCTTCATCGTTTTTTTCTGATAACAGAAACTCTTTTTCTTTGTGCATATGCAAATTCTCTTTTTCAGTTTCTATCAACTGAATTGCAATTGGGTCTACAGGTCGTGGTCTCTTCCTGTAGGCCCTACGTTCAGCAGGTGTAGAGTTTGGTGGTGTCTCAGTGCGATTAGAAGACACTGGTGAAAGTGGTGATGATAAAGATGTTGTTGGttggctttgagcttcatcaaaatgAGAACTATACTCGCTGTTGTGTTCAGTCGTATCGCTGGTATCCACGGGATCCAAATTCCCACTAGTCGCTCTAGGTTCAAAATTATCTCGTAAGAACATGATAGCCTCGAAATACGGCCACTGTACTGGAGCCGTGTGAGCAGCACCGCCTGAGGCTTGTCTAGGAAGCGAGTTCAGCCTTTCTTTGAACTGCTGTCGAAGACTTTTCCATTTTTTCGCAGACTGCTGAAATAAGAGGAAAAATATCTTTGCAGAAACATTAAAGAAGAACCAATTCCATTAAGTGCACAATGTAGTTACATAAATACACAGTGGAAAGTAccacacctttttttaaatttcaggttctTGGCAACAGGGAACTCATATGCAAGCCTAGCAGGAGAGTTTAGAGTAGGAATAACTACTGTTTCTCAAATTGTAAAACAGGTTTTATCAGTGTTGTGGCAAACACTACAACCATTGCATATGATGCCACAAATGGAAgaagaattcagagaaatagttgaAATGTTTAACAAGAAGTGGGGGTTTCCAAATTGTCTAGGTTCTATTGATGGGAAGCATATACAAATTGTAAGCTCTTAATGGTCTGGTTCCATATTTTTCAATTATAAAAATACTTTTCAATAGATCTGCAGGCTGTGTGTGATGCAGGCTGTAAATTTACTTTTATTGAAGTTGGAGCATTGGGAAAACAAAGTGACGGAGGCACTTTCAGGATGTTTGTTTTGTACAATAAAATGGTGAAACGCATGCTTCACATTCCTTATAGACGACTTTCTACCAGGTACTGCTACTAAATCCCCCTTTGTCTTCATAGGAGATGAAGTGTACCCCCTTCTCAGACACCTGATGAAACCTTTTGCCAGGAGAAATCTTGATTGCTCGAATGAAAAGTTGAACAAAGTTCTTTCACAGACTAGAAAAACTGTTGACTGTACCTTTGGAATTGCGGCTGCAAAGCGGCGATTACTAAACAAACCAAATGAAACGAAAGTAGAGACTGCAGAACTGATTGTGAAAGCTGTTTGTGTTTTACATAATGTGATTGTGGACAAAGAGAATGTACTGAACAATGTGGAGTAGAGAGACGTACTTCCTGGAGTTCAGCCATCAAGAAGAAACAATGCAGCTCCTGCTGAAGCTTTCCAGATAAGGAATCTGTTTAAGCGTTTCTTTAACGAATAAAATATTGTGTAATGCAACAGACCTTTGCAAATCTCTCCTTTGAGgtgtccccaaagaaaaaaatcacaggtGCTCAATCCTGGGGAGCAAGGGGGCATCAAACAGCCCGTCATAAGCAGATCAGGTGGCTGGGAAACTGTTCTTGCAGAATTTGGCGTGAACGACAGGCAGTATGAGAccaccatcctgttggaaccaaaAGACTTCTGTGTCATATTCCTCACCACACACTTTAATTCTGGGGAGTAAAAATTTCTCCAGCATCTCACAATAACGCACAGAGTTCCTAGTAACAGTTGCACCTCGAGATTCAAAAAAATATGGTCCAATAATGCCTAAGGAGGACGCAGAGCACCAATCTCTCACTTTGTGGCTGTGCAGACATCTTTGGTGAAGTTCACGAAGGTTTTCAGTTTCCCAGTAACGAAAATTCTGCTTATTAACTGAACCAGATAGGTGAAAATGTGCTTCATCGCTAGACCACAGAATAGCGGCAGGCTGAACAGCGGCTAAGACTGCATTGGAAGCATCTGTACATTTCGCTGAGTCTTCTGCACTAAGTTCTTGAACAACCATCAACTTGTAGGGGTATAAGTGAAGGTCAGAGGGTAAAATTCGTCTTACCATACTGGACGATATTCCAAGAGCAGCAACATGTTTTTGCACAGAGCCTGGATGGAGACTGTTCAATGGACGCTCTCATTGGCACGATGTTTTCAGGTGTCCTCACTTTTAGGTCAGCCATTTAGTTTTCTAGGAAGTGCCTAACACTAGTAATCCACATCCTAATGATTTTAGCAACACATTCTGTCACCCTATCACTAGTAATCCATATCCTAATGGTTTTAGCATCAGGAACCCTGTCATGGCGATTCAAACCAAACTGCCTATGAAAAGCCCTCTGCATCGCCACGACACTATCATTACTTTTAAAGAACGTTTCTATGACAAAGCCTCAATGGTCACTAGACGGTGGCATGGTGACTACTGAAAATGGTGTCGGTTCCCCCATCTATAGCCACTACTTCCATTCCGCTGCAGCACATGCACAATCTTCAGTGATTTTTTGAAACTAGGGAGTCCATTCTGCCAATATTGTGCTACCTCAAAATCATTTTCTTCCAGCTATGCTGCCCATTGATCTAGTTGTGGGTGCAAGAGTCGGCAGCTAAGCAAGAAGTACAAGTTTTATTGTCGCAATAAACGTTTCTTTGTCACCAAGGTAACAGTGAAATTGTTTAAATTTCCATGCTATAGCTATCTCAGGTGTTGAGCATACACATTCACAACTGTTTAGAAGGTGGCATGTAAAGCCTGTGGTGCATACTATAATTTTGTAATCCACTGTCCTGGTTTTGAATAAACAGCAGATCAAGCCAACCTGTGAAGCATCTGTTGCTAGAAGAAATTCTGAATTTATATCCAGACAGTAAACCACTATCTTCAGACAGACTGGCTTTTATCTTTTTAAAAGTTACCTGACCATCTGTAAATCAGTACCACTGAGCATCCATCTTAAGTAGACTGGTCAACACATAATTGTTGAGAGTCTGTTTATGAAGAAGTATTCTTTAGAATGAACATAATCATAGAAATGATTTTGTTTCTTTGTCTAATGACATGGAAAATTAATTATGGAACTTAATTTTTTCTTTAAGTGATAGGTGGTGTAATAACGTGTCTGAGAAATTTGATTTTGATCTGCCCAAATTTAGATTTTTGTAGATTTGCAGTAACACCTGTTTTCCTGGAAGCTTGTATAACTTTCCAGATAGGATGCATTAACTTAGCTCAAGTGTCAGCAACTAGTAATAAATCATCCACATTAAGTCGTTACCTATTTCAAAATTGTGGTACCAAGAACCTTATCAAGGTCAGTTATAAATATGTCTGAACACACAAAAACTGTAAACTGATGTTCTATTGGTGAATATAAAAGCATTATACTCTGTAGAATTATATTCTAACGGaatctgccggccgcagtggccgagtggttctaggcactacagtctggaactgtgcgaccgctagggtcgcaggctccaatcctgcctcaggcatggatgtgtgtgatgtccttaggttagttaggtttaagtagttctaagttctagggcactgatgacctcaaatgttaagttccatagtgctcggagccatttgaaccattttctaacggAATCTGCTAGTAAGAAACCTTTAAATCAGTACTACCGGTACTCAGGACTTTGAtgtagtgaaacttctgcagctgcTGCTCTAAGTGTTTGGGCTTTGTCCTGGTTGATACCaatattttagtaatgtctctgtcATCAAGTACTAGATGTACCTTGCCACTGTGTCTTGTTACTGCTGGAAATGGACTGATGTAAGGGCTCGTCGATGTTTCTATAATACTCCAGTTGGGTGTCCATTTTATTTCTTTAAATACAACATATATCTTCACTGAAAGGACAGTAGGATGGCAGATTGAATAGTTTTTGTGGCACGACATCAAGTTTGCACTCTAAGTAATTTATTAAGCTTGGATTTTCATTAAAAACATCGATAAGACGGTTAGAATGTCTTCCAGATCGACTGCCTCTTCAACACTGATGTGGCTCTACTTAGTAACTTTCTTACTAATAACTGTGTTTAAATCTTCGACACACTGAGCCTCTGCGGTGTGAATACGCATTTGTCTGGGCTTTGACCCTACTATTTGTACCAGTACCTAAGGACAGAATCAGCCATTGCCTTCGTCTGAAGGTAGCAGGTCTACCCCCTACTGGCCAGTCATAAGACATATTCTTCTGCAAAGAAGTCTGTCAATGAGTTGTTCTCCACCAATAAATCAACGCCTAGCATACAGTCAGCTGTCAACACTAAGGAAGGGGTTTTCACAGCTTGTTCCTTAAGTCTTACTTCCAAACAAGACCAGTAGCACTTAGTACGCTACTCTTATATGCACTCCTTTTTCTGTTCAGAAATCGTTTTGAACAAGACAATCTAAATTAATATTTCAGCTCCAGATTCTATTATTGCCACTGTGACTATACGCTCTATTTGAGCTGCAGTGACCAATTGCCTTTTATTTGACTCTAACACAGAACAGTCTTCATGGACTTCTTCTAGGTCATAATGTATGACTACATCATTGTTATATCACAGCATGTTTGCAACAAAATCTGTGTCCCACTCTCCCTTACCGACTGGCACATAGTGCAAAAGTTGTGCAGTTGCAGTTAGTTTTCCAGTGTATTCTGATAAACGTTCTCATCAGATCGATGACCCTGAACGTGTTCCCTACTTTGGTAATATGAGTGGTATTGCCTGTTTTTGCAGTTCTTGCATCCCTCATTATTAGACTCGTGGGAACTGTTTTCAATGCAATTACAGTTACTGTGCCCCTCACCCCACACCTTTTCATATGTAGGCAGCACTTAATGACCATGAGAAAACAAGGAGCTGTTTCCAAGGGATAAGACATATTGGGTGCCCCATTAGCATTTGGCATGTTAGCGCCACATAGACTACAATTTATTATTTTGCAACTTTATCCAATTCATCGAAGATAGATGCACCTGCATCTAATTGCTTTAAGTTGTTCTTTAGCTCCACTCTTTCTTGATTCACAGTACTGATTT
The Schistocerca gregaria isolate iqSchGreg1 chromosome 1, iqSchGreg1.2, whole genome shotgun sequence genome window above contains:
- the LOC126354091 gene encoding uncharacterized protein LOC126354091; the protein is MHEQSAKKWKSLRQQFKERLNSLPRQASGGAAHTAPVQWPYFEAIMFLRDNFEPRATSGNLDPVDTSDTTEHNSEYSSHFDEAQSQPTTSLSSPLSPVSSNRTETPPNSTPAERRAYRKRPRPVDPIAIQLIETEKENLHMHKEKEFLLSEKNDEGVVFFMSLIPHVRGMTPLDKMSLRIDVQKLVMERQIFGSKLQRIQ